In Paraburkholderia sprentiae WSM5005, a genomic segment contains:
- a CDS encoding polyprenyl synthetase family protein, with product MTFEQWTRSVLERVETALEHYLPAGTIEPARLHEAMRYAVLGGGKRVRPLLCHAAGELTGARAESLDAAAAALEMIHVYSLVHDDMPCMDDDELRRGKPTVHVKYDEATALLVGDALQSQAFVVLTSDVLGQPQQASLVRELALASGSIGMCGGQAIDLASVGQTLTRPQLETMHRMKTGALLRAAVRMGALAGETPDAQALVSLDAYAAAVGLAFQVVDDILDVTTDSATLGKTAGKDAKDGKPTYVSIIGLDASRALAAQLRSDAHAALAPFGARAQRLAELADLVVNRVS from the coding sequence ATGACATTCGAACAATGGACGCGCTCGGTGCTCGAACGCGTCGAAACAGCTCTGGAACACTATCTGCCGGCCGGAACGATCGAACCCGCCAGACTGCACGAGGCGATGCGCTATGCGGTGCTCGGTGGCGGCAAGCGGGTGCGTCCGCTCCTGTGCCACGCGGCCGGCGAGCTGACCGGCGCGCGCGCCGAATCGCTCGATGCGGCGGCGGCGGCGCTAGAAATGATCCACGTCTACTCGCTCGTGCACGATGACATGCCGTGCATGGACGACGACGAGCTGCGCCGCGGCAAGCCGACTGTCCACGTCAAGTATGACGAAGCGACCGCGCTGCTGGTCGGCGACGCGCTGCAGTCGCAGGCATTCGTCGTGCTCACCTCCGATGTATTGGGCCAGCCGCAGCAGGCCTCGCTCGTGCGCGAACTTGCGCTCGCAAGTGGCTCGATCGGGATGTGCGGCGGTCAGGCCATCGATCTGGCGAGCGTCGGCCAGACGCTGACCCGCCCACAGCTCGAGACCATGCATCGCATGAAGACCGGCGCGCTGCTGCGCGCGGCCGTGCGCATGGGCGCACTGGCCGGCGAGACACCGGACGCGCAGGCTCTGGTTTCGCTCGACGCCTACGCCGCCGCGGTGGGCCTCGCGTTTCAGGTCGTCGACGACATTCTCGACGTCACGACCGACTCCGCAACGCTCGGCAAGACGGCCGGCAAGGACGCGAAGGACGGCAAGCCGACCTACGTGTCGATTATCGGGCTCGACGCGTCGCGCGCGCTAGCGGCGCAATTGCGCAGCGACGCGCATGCCGCGCTTGCACCGTTCGGCGCTCGTGCACAGCGTCTTGCCGAATTGGCCGACCTGGTGGTGAACCGGGTCAGCTGA
- a CDS encoding exodeoxyribonuclease VII small subunit, protein MAKTASNSSAAAPAESGDSAPLPDNYEAAQAELEALVARMEGGSLSLEESLAAYRRGAALVAFCQQQLEKVEQQVRVLDGETLKPLPMNTAGTAATESGDDL, encoded by the coding sequence ATGGCGAAGACCGCATCGAACAGTTCCGCCGCCGCGCCAGCCGAAAGCGGCGATAGTGCGCCGCTGCCGGATAACTACGAGGCCGCGCAGGCGGAGCTGGAAGCGCTCGTCGCGCGCATGGAAGGCGGTAGCCTGAGCCTCGAGGAATCGCTGGCCGCGTACCGCCGCGGGGCGGCACTTGTCGCGTTCTGTCAACAGCAGCTTGAGAAGGTCGAGCAGCAGGTGCGGGTCCTCGATGGCGAGACACTTAAGCCGCTGCCCATGAATACCGCAGGCACAGCCGCGACTGAGAGCGGGGACGACCTATGA
- a CDS encoding aromatic ring-hydroxylating oxygenase subunit alpha, protein MSNLSNALQLRSVHSQLPVTAYFDDALLTREIDTLFKKGPRYIGHDLMVPEAGDYFALPSEREGRVLVRNQQLQVELLSNVCRHRQAIMLNGRGQTQNIVCPLHRWTYDLNGELLGAPHFADNPCLNLGATPLQNWQGLLFEAQGRDVAKDLARLGTRRHFDFSGFMFDHVEVHECNYNWKTFIEVYLEDYHVAPFHPGLGSFVNCDDLTWEFGDWYSVQTVGVHKALEQPGSPTYRKWHDEVLRFRGGNPPEFGAIWMVYYPGIMIEWYPHVLVVSWLIPRGPQKTTNVVEFYYPEEIALFERDFVEAERAAYMETAREDDEIAERMDAGRRALMERGESQVGPYQSPMEDGMQHFHEFLRRELCTI, encoded by the coding sequence ATGTCCAATCTGAGCAATGCATTGCAGTTGCGGTCTGTTCACAGCCAGCTGCCAGTCACGGCTTACTTTGACGACGCGCTTCTTACGCGCGAAATCGACACCCTTTTCAAGAAAGGTCCACGCTACATCGGCCACGATCTCATGGTGCCCGAGGCGGGGGACTATTTTGCCTTGCCCAGCGAACGCGAGGGCAGGGTGCTCGTACGTAACCAGCAATTGCAGGTCGAGCTGCTGTCGAACGTGTGCCGCCACCGGCAAGCCATCATGCTCAACGGCCGCGGCCAGACGCAGAACATCGTTTGTCCGCTGCATCGCTGGACGTACGATCTGAACGGCGAACTGCTCGGCGCGCCCCATTTCGCCGACAACCCCTGCCTGAATCTCGGTGCCACGCCGCTGCAAAACTGGCAGGGGCTGCTGTTCGAGGCGCAGGGTCGCGACGTCGCGAAAGATCTCGCGCGTCTCGGCACCCGGCGCCACTTCGACTTCTCGGGCTTCATGTTCGATCATGTCGAAGTCCACGAGTGCAACTACAACTGGAAGACCTTCATCGAGGTCTATCTCGAGGACTATCACGTCGCACCGTTCCATCCTGGCCTCGGCAGCTTCGTCAATTGCGATGATCTGACGTGGGAGTTCGGCGACTGGTACAGCGTGCAGACGGTCGGTGTGCACAAGGCGCTCGAGCAACCGGGCAGCCCGACGTATCGAAAGTGGCACGACGAAGTGCTGCGCTTTCGCGGCGGCAATCCGCCCGAGTTCGGCGCCATCTGGATGGTGTACTACCCGGGCATCATGATCGAGTGGTATCCGCACGTGCTGGTCGTGTCATGGCTGATCCCGCGCGGTCCACAGAAGACCACCAACGTGGTCGAGTTCTATTACCCCGAGGAAATCGCTCTGTTCGAGCGCGACTTCGTCGAAGCCGAGCGCGCCGCCTATATGGAGACAGCCCGCGAAGACGACGAGATCGCCGAGCGCATGGACGCGGGCCGCCGCGCGCTAATGGAGCGCGGCGAATCGCAGGTCGGTCCGTATCAAAGCCCGATGGAAGATGGCATGCAGCACTTCCACGAATTTCTGCGGCGTGAGCTCTGCACGATCTGA
- a CDS encoding sulfurtransferase, with protein MPHTHYTTLISATNLAERLTAAPGSVFVIDCRFDLADTEAGEKAWLAGHLPGAHYLHLDRDLSGPKNGSNGRHPLPDRARLVETLESRGLKQGQQVVAYDAQGGMYAARVWWLLRWLGHDAVAVLDGGLQAWEAAGQPLTQDVPAQNTGDFKAAAPLAVTIDTLAVERNLGSKERIVVDARAADRYRGENETLDRVGGHIPGALNRFFKDNLTADGRFKPAHTLREEFHALLGDTPPEHVVLQCGSGVTACVNSLAMEVAGLHGSALYAGSWSEWSSDPKRPVATGPKP; from the coding sequence ATGCCCCACACTCATTACACCACCTTGATCTCCGCGACCAACCTCGCCGAGCGGCTCACGGCAGCGCCGGGCAGCGTGTTCGTGATCGACTGCCGGTTCGACCTCGCCGATACCGAGGCGGGCGAGAAAGCGTGGCTGGCCGGCCATCTGCCGGGTGCGCACTATCTGCATCTCGATCGCGATCTGTCCGGGCCGAAGAACGGTTCGAACGGCCGCCATCCGTTGCCCGATCGTGCGCGGCTCGTCGAAACGCTGGAATCCCGTGGGCTGAAGCAAGGTCAGCAGGTCGTCGCGTATGACGCGCAAGGCGGCATGTACGCCGCGCGCGTCTGGTGGCTGTTGCGCTGGCTCGGACACGACGCAGTCGCGGTGCTCGACGGCGGGCTGCAGGCGTGGGAAGCGGCCGGCCAACCGCTGACGCAGGACGTGCCCGCACAGAACACCGGCGACTTCAAGGCGGCCGCGCCGCTCGCCGTGACCATCGATACCCTAGCCGTCGAGCGCAACCTCGGCTCGAAGGAACGGATCGTCGTCGATGCACGCGCGGCCGATCGCTATCGCGGCGAAAACGAGACGCTCGATCGCGTCGGCGGCCATATCCCGGGTGCGCTGAACCGCTTCTTCAAGGACAACCTGACCGCCGACGGCCGCTTCAAGCCGGCACACACCCTGCGCGAGGAATTCCATGCGCTGCTCGGCGACACGCCGCCGGAACACGTGGTGCTGCAATGCGGCTCGGGCGTGACCGCTTGCGTGAATTCGCTTGCGATGGAGGTTGCCGGCCTGCATGGTTCAGCGCTGTACGCGGGCTCATGGAGCGAATGGAGTTCGGATCCGAAACGGCCCGTGGCAACGGGGCCGAAGCCTTGA
- a CDS encoding dienelactone hydrolase family protein, translating into MLKPEVDCLVPHVPFDRRTFMKAALGTGFAAAVLPVSAQTIHTDSDGLEAGEVAFHSGGTLIPAYRAQPKGKTHSPVILVVHEIFGVHEHIADVCRRFAKQGYLAIAPNLYEREGDPTVYTSMQQLNEQLVSKVPDEQVLADLDAAAAWAGENGGDLNRLGVNGFCWGGRISWLYAEHNPRVKAGVAWYGRVTGAKNPMTPANPIDLVADLHAPVLGLYGRQDQSIPQDTLEQMKQAIAQGPQAGRGSQFVVYDDAGHAFFADYRPSYKKADAEDGWRRTLVWFKQHGVA; encoded by the coding sequence ATGCTGAAGCCTGAAGTCGACTGTCTGGTGCCGCACGTTCCCTTCGATCGGCGCACCTTCATGAAAGCCGCGCTGGGCACCGGCTTCGCGGCGGCGGTGCTGCCGGTTTCGGCGCAAACCATCCATACCGACAGCGACGGCCTCGAAGCCGGGGAAGTGGCTTTCCATTCCGGCGGTACGCTGATACCGGCCTATCGCGCACAGCCGAAGGGCAAGACGCATTCGCCGGTGATCCTCGTCGTGCACGAGATCTTCGGCGTGCACGAGCATATCGCCGACGTCTGCCGGCGCTTCGCGAAGCAAGGCTATCTGGCGATCGCGCCGAACCTGTACGAGCGTGAGGGCGATCCGACCGTCTACACGAGCATGCAGCAACTCAACGAGCAACTGGTCAGCAAGGTGCCCGACGAGCAGGTGCTGGCCGACCTCGACGCGGCGGCTGCATGGGCCGGCGAAAACGGCGGTGACCTGAACCGGCTCGGCGTAAACGGCTTCTGCTGGGGCGGGCGCATCTCGTGGCTGTATGCCGAGCACAATCCGCGCGTGAAGGCGGGGGTCGCCTGGTATGGGCGCGTGACCGGCGCGAAGAATCCGATGACGCCGGCCAATCCGATCGATCTCGTCGCTGACCTGCATGCGCCCGTGCTCGGCCTGTATGGGCGCCAGGATCAGAGCATTCCGCAGGACACGCTCGAGCAGATGAAGCAGGCGATTGCGCAAGGGCCGCAAGCGGGCCGCGGCTCGCAGTTCGTCGTGTACGACGACGCGGGTCACGCATTTTTCGCCGATTACCGCCCGAGCTACAAGAAGGCCGATGCCGAGGATGGCTGGCGCCGCACGCTGGTGTGGTTCAAGCAGCACGGCGTGGCTTGA
- a CDS encoding NAD(P)/FAD-dependent oxidoreductase, whose protein sequence is MHRFIVVGGGAGGLELATRLGDRYGTRKKGSRTHAQITLVDRYPTHIWKPLLHEVAAGSMDPFTQELEYAAQARWHGFEFQQGELSRLDRANRRITLGTVLDDDGAELLPERELEYDTLVIAIGSTTAFFGVKGAAEFSIALDTVGQAERFRKRLIAACIRAEHQVHEPVESRPGPGTWTSSEPRIQVAIVGGGATGVELSAELRNTAQVLSAYGLHKLDPRHDVGIVLIEAGPRILPALQERVSTATAELLTKLGVKLMIGETVAEVAPGYIRTASGHTVRADLTVWAAGIKAPAVLGELDGLPVNRLGQLVVRRTLQTEIDDNIFALGDCAACEWPGNERNVPPRAQAAHQQATFLLKALAARLDNRPLPEFTYRDFGSLVSLGHFSAVGNLMGGVIGGNMLIEGLFARFMYMSLYRLHIAALHGYPRMVLDTFAHWLRRTTLPRVKLH, encoded by the coding sequence ATGCATCGATTTATCGTCGTTGGCGGAGGTGCGGGAGGACTGGAACTGGCGACTCGCCTTGGCGATCGCTATGGCACTCGCAAGAAAGGGAGCCGCACGCACGCCCAGATCACGCTGGTCGACCGCTATCCGACGCATATCTGGAAACCGCTGCTGCACGAGGTGGCGGCGGGCAGCATGGACCCGTTCACGCAGGAGCTCGAGTACGCGGCGCAGGCGCGCTGGCATGGCTTCGAGTTCCAGCAAGGCGAGCTGAGCAGGCTCGACCGCGCGAACCGGCGAATCACGCTCGGCACCGTGCTCGACGACGACGGCGCCGAACTGCTGCCCGAACGCGAGCTCGAGTACGACACGCTGGTCATCGCGATTGGCAGCACGACGGCCTTCTTCGGCGTCAAGGGAGCGGCCGAATTCTCGATTGCACTGGATACGGTTGGTCAGGCCGAGCGCTTCCGCAAGCGCCTGATCGCGGCGTGCATTCGCGCCGAACATCAGGTGCACGAGCCCGTCGAGTCGAGACCGGGACCCGGCACGTGGACCTCCAGCGAGCCGCGCATTCAGGTGGCGATCGTCGGCGGCGGCGCGACCGGGGTCGAGTTGTCGGCGGAGTTGCGCAATACCGCGCAGGTGTTGTCCGCGTATGGCTTGCACAAGCTCGATCCGCGGCACGACGTCGGCATCGTGCTGATCGAAGCAGGGCCGCGCATTCTGCCTGCGTTGCAGGAGCGCGTTTCCACTGCCACCGCCGAGTTGCTGACCAAGCTTGGCGTGAAGCTGATGATCGGCGAGACCGTGGCCGAGGTGGCGCCGGGCTACATCCGCACCGCGAGCGGTCATACGGTACGCGCCGATCTGACCGTGTGGGCGGCGGGCATCAAGGCGCCCGCGGTGCTCGGCGAGCTCGACGGGCTACCGGTCAACCGGCTCGGCCAGTTGGTCGTGCGCCGTACGCTCCAAACCGAGATCGACGACAACATCTTTGCGCTCGGCGATTGCGCGGCCTGCGAGTGGCCGGGCAACGAGCGCAACGTGCCGCCGCGCGCGCAGGCTGCGCATCAGCAGGCGACCTTTCTGCTGAAGGCACTGGCGGCGCGCCTCGACAACCGGCCGCTGCCGGAATTCACCTATCGCGACTTCGGTTCGCTGGTCTCGCTCGGGCACTTCAGTGCGGTCGGCAATCTGATGGGCGGGGTGATCGGCGGCAATATGCTGATCGAAGGGCTGTTCGCGCGGTTCATGTATATGTCGCTGTACCGGCTGCATATCGCGGCGCTGCACGGCTATCCGCGCATGGTCCTCGACACCTTCGCGCACTGGTTGCGCCGTACCACGCTCCCGCGCGTCAAGCTGCACTGA
- the polA gene encoding DNA polymerase I, translated as MPEERSLEGKTLLLVDGSSYLYRAYHAMPDLRGPEGGPTGALYGMINMLRRMRKEVTAEYSACVFDAKGKTFRDDWYPEYKANRPSMPEDLARQIEPIHVAVRALGWPLLMIERVEADDVIGTLCTEAEKLGMNVVVSTGDKDLAQLVSGRVTLVNTMTNETLDRDGVVAKFGVPPERIIDYLSLIGDTVDNVPGVEKCGPKTAVKWLTQYESLDGIVEHASEIKGAVGDNLRRALEFLPMARKLVTVERHCDLTGHIVSIEASLPSLPESRAELREVFTRHGFKTWLREVEIADAVEGPETDVPPALSVDHERHYETVQSWEQLDTWLDKINAAELTSFDTETTSLDPMIAQIVGLSLSVEAGRAAYVPLAHRGPDAPVQLPRDQVLAKLKPWLESADHKKVGQHLKYDEQVLANYGIEMRGVEHDTLLQSYVLESHRTHDMDSLALRHLGVKTIKYEEVAGKGAQQIGFDEVALEKAAEYAAEDADITLRLHQALHPQIAAEKTLDHVYREIEVPTSRVLRKMERSGVLIDAEKLRQQSSEIATRLIELEAKAYELAGGEFNLGSPKQIGQIFFEKLELPVIKKTPSGAPSTDEEVLQKLAEDYPLPKILLEHRGLSKLKSTYTDKLPRMVNAQTGRVHTNYAQAVAVTGRLASNDPNLQNIPVRTGEGRRIREAFIAPPGHKLVSADYSQIELRIMAHISGDEALMRAFSHGEDIHRATASEIFSVTPLEVSSDQRRVAKVINFGLIYGMSAFGLASNLGITRDAAKMYIDRYFARYPGVARYMDETRLSAKAKGYVETVFGRRLWLPEINGGNGPRRQAAERAAINAPMQGTAADLIKMSMIAVQNWIENSKIGTRMIMQVHDELILEVPDAELSEVRKRLPELMCGVAALKVPLVAEVGAGLNWEEAH; from the coding sequence ATGCCTGAAGAACGAAGCCTTGAAGGTAAGACCCTGCTGTTGGTCGACGGTTCGAGTTATCTATACCGGGCCTACCATGCGATGCCCGATCTGCGCGGTCCCGAGGGGGGCCCAACGGGTGCGCTGTACGGGATGATCAACATGCTGCGGCGCATGCGCAAGGAAGTCACCGCAGAGTATAGCGCGTGCGTGTTCGACGCCAAGGGCAAAACGTTTCGCGACGACTGGTATCCGGAATACAAGGCGAACCGTCCGTCGATGCCGGAAGATCTTGCCCGTCAGATCGAGCCGATTCACGTCGCGGTACGTGCTCTCGGCTGGCCGCTGCTGATGATCGAGCGCGTCGAGGCGGATGACGTAATCGGCACGCTGTGCACCGAGGCGGAAAAGCTCGGCATGAACGTGGTCGTGTCGACCGGTGACAAGGATCTCGCGCAGCTCGTGTCGGGCCGCGTGACGCTCGTCAATACGATGACCAACGAAACGCTCGACCGCGACGGCGTGGTCGCGAAGTTCGGCGTGCCGCCGGAGCGCATCATCGATTATCTGTCGCTGATCGGCGATACCGTCGACAACGTGCCGGGTGTCGAAAAATGCGGCCCGAAAACCGCCGTCAAATGGCTGACGCAATATGAGTCGCTGGACGGCATCGTCGAGCATGCGAGCGAGATCAAGGGCGCGGTCGGCGACAATCTGCGCCGCGCGCTGGAATTTTTGCCGATGGCGCGCAAGCTCGTCACGGTCGAGCGTCATTGCGATCTGACCGGGCACATCGTGTCGATCGAAGCAAGTTTGCCGAGCCTTCCCGAGTCGCGCGCAGAGTTGCGCGAGGTCTTCACGCGCCACGGCTTCAAGACGTGGCTGCGCGAAGTCGAAATCGCCGATGCGGTCGAAGGCCCGGAAACCGACGTGCCGCCCGCGTTGTCCGTCGATCACGAACGCCACTACGAGACCGTGCAAAGCTGGGAACAGCTCGACACGTGGCTCGATAAGATCAACGCGGCCGAGCTGACTTCGTTCGACACCGAGACCACGTCGCTCGATCCGATGATCGCGCAGATCGTCGGCTTGTCGCTGTCGGTCGAAGCGGGCCGCGCCGCGTATGTGCCGCTTGCGCATCGCGGCCCCGACGCGCCCGTGCAGCTGCCGCGCGACCAGGTGCTCGCGAAGCTCAAGCCGTGGCTCGAAAGCGCGGACCACAAGAAGGTCGGCCAGCATCTGAAGTATGACGAGCAGGTGCTCGCCAACTACGGCATCGAAATGCGCGGCGTCGAACATGACACGCTGCTGCAATCGTACGTGCTCGAATCGCATCGCACGCACGACATGGACAGCCTCGCGCTGCGCCATCTCGGCGTGAAGACGATCAAGTACGAAGAGGTTGCGGGCAAGGGCGCACAGCAGATCGGCTTCGACGAGGTCGCGCTGGAGAAAGCCGCCGAATACGCGGCCGAAGACGCCGACATCACGCTGCGTTTACATCAGGCCTTGCATCCGCAGATCGCCGCGGAGAAGACACTCGACCACGTATATCGCGAGATCGAAGTGCCGACCTCGCGTGTGCTGCGCAAGATGGAGCGCAGCGGGGTGCTGATCGACGCGGAGAAATTGCGTCAGCAGAGCAGTGAGATCGCCACGCGTCTGATCGAGCTCGAAGCCAAGGCGTACGAGCTGGCCGGCGGCGAATTCAACCTCGGCTCGCCGAAGCAGATCGGTCAGATTTTCTTCGAGAAGCTCGAACTGCCGGTCATCAAGAAGACGCCGAGCGGCGCGCCGTCCACCGACGAAGAGGTGTTGCAGAAGCTCGCAGAAGACTATCCGTTGCCGAAGATCCTTCTCGAACATCGCGGCCTGTCGAAGCTGAAGTCCACCTATACCGACAAGCTGCCGCGCATGGTCAATGCACAAACGGGCCGCGTGCATACGAATTACGCGCAGGCCGTCGCGGTGACCGGGCGGCTCGCGTCGAACGATCCGAACCTGCAGAACATTCCGGTTCGTACCGGCGAAGGCCGCCGCATTCGCGAGGCGTTCATCGCGCCGCCGGGGCACAAGCTTGTGTCCGCCGACTATTCGCAGATCGAATTGCGCATCATGGCGCACATCTCCGGCGACGAAGCGCTGATGCGCGCGTTCTCGCACGGCGAAGACATTCACCGCGCGACCGCGTCGGAAATCTTCAGCGTGACGCCGCTCGAAGTGTCGAGCGATCAGCGGCGCGTCGCGAAGGTCATCAACTTTGGTCTCATCTACGGCATGAGTGCGTTCGGCCTCGCATCGAACCTCGGCATCACGCGCGATGCGGCGAAGATGTATATCGACCGCTATTTCGCGCGCTATCCCGGTGTCGCGCGCTATATGGATGAGACGCGTTTGAGCGCGAAGGCGAAAGGCTACGTCGAAACGGTATTCGGCCGCCGTCTGTGGCTGCCCGAGATCAACGGCGGCAACGGTCCGCGCCGCCAGGCCGCCGAGCGTGCCGCGATCAATGCGCCGATGCAGGGCACCGCGGCCGACCTGATCAAGATGTCGATGATCGCCGTGCAGAACTGGATCGAAAACTCGAAGATCGGCACACGCATGATCATGCAGGTGCACGACGAACTGATTCTCGAAGTGCCCGACGCTGAGTTGTCCGAAGTCCGCAAGCGCCTGCCCGAACTGATGTGTGGCGTCGCCGCGCTGAAGGTACCGCTCGTCGCCGAGGTTGGCGCGGGGCTGAACTGGGAGGAGGCGCATTGA
- a CDS encoding LOG family protein — protein sequence MTKRKVIPSLRSLADQERATAKKARASWQMFTIMAEFIEATEYLSEIRPAVSIYGSARLKPNSPYYKLATQIARKLSDAGFAVISGGGPGIMEAANKGAHAGKAPSVGLNIELPHEQSGNQWQDISLRFRHFFTRKVTFVKNSDAVIVMPGGFGTLDELAEVLTLIQTKKSRHVPIILVGADFWEGLLAWFKSSLIPMGLINPTDIDLMQVIDNPDQVLEAVLKFYEDREEGEVHPVKSEEDRMFYL from the coding sequence ATGACTAAGAGAAAAGTGATTCCGAGTCTGCGATCGCTCGCAGATCAAGAGCGCGCAACGGCCAAGAAAGCCCGCGCATCGTGGCAGATGTTCACGATTATGGCAGAGTTTATCGAGGCGACCGAGTACCTGTCGGAGATTCGCCCAGCGGTCAGCATCTATGGTTCGGCGCGCCTGAAACCGAACTCGCCGTACTACAAACTCGCCACTCAGATCGCACGAAAATTGTCGGATGCGGGCTTCGCGGTGATCTCCGGCGGCGGCCCCGGCATCATGGAAGCGGCCAACAAAGGCGCGCACGCGGGCAAGGCGCCGTCGGTCGGTCTGAACATCGAGTTGCCGCACGAACAGTCGGGCAACCAGTGGCAGGACATCTCGCTGCGCTTCCGCCATTTCTTCACGCGCAAGGTCACGTTCGTGAAGAATTCGGACGCGGTGATCGTCATGCCAGGCGGCTTCGGCACGCTCGACGAACTGGCCGAAGTGCTCACGCTGATCCAGACCAAGAAGTCGCGTCACGTGCCGATCATTCTGGTCGGCGCCGATTTCTGGGAGGGTCTGCTCGCCTGGTTCAAGAGCTCGCTCATCCCGATGGGTTTGATCAATCCGACCGACATCGATCTGATGCAGGTGATCGACAATCCGGACCAGGTGCTCGAAGCGGTACTCAAGTTCTACGAAGACCGCGAGGAAGGCGAAGTTCATCCGGTCAAGTCGGAAGAAGACCGGATGTTCTACCTGTGA
- a CDS encoding chromate transporter has product MNNELTSPDTALAPTPTLRELFGGFLGLGLISFGGALPLARRALVERRRWLTSDEFTDLLGLCQFLPGGNVINLSVAIGMRFRGVSGALAGLLGLIAGPSLVVIGLGVLYEHTQNDPHVRHLFAGLAAAASGLLISMAFKIVLPLRNKPLAALIAALGFVAVAVLRLPLLPTMLVLTPLSIYVAARSAR; this is encoded by the coding sequence ATGAACAACGAACTCACTTCACCCGACACCGCACTGGCGCCCACGCCGACATTGCGTGAACTCTTCGGCGGCTTTCTGGGCCTCGGCCTCATTTCATTCGGCGGCGCGTTGCCGCTCGCGCGCCGCGCACTCGTCGAACGACGCCGTTGGCTTACCAGCGACGAATTCACCGACCTGCTCGGCCTCTGTCAATTCCTGCCGGGCGGCAACGTGATCAACTTGTCCGTCGCGATCGGCATGCGCTTTCGCGGCGTATCCGGCGCACTGGCCGGTTTGCTCGGCTTGATCGCCGGGCCTTCGCTGGTGGTGATCGGGCTCGGCGTGCTGTACGAGCACACGCAGAACGATCCGCACGTGCGGCATCTTTTCGCGGGGCTCGCCGCGGCGGCCTCGGGCCTGCTGATTTCGATGGCGTTCAAGATCGTGCTGCCATTGCGCAACAAGCCGCTCGCCGCGCTGATCGCCGCGCTCGGCTTCGTCGCGGTTGCCGTGCTGCGACTACCGCTGCTGCCGACGATGCTCGTGCTCACGCCGCTGAGCATCTATGTTGCTGCAAGGAGCGCGCGATGA
- a CDS encoding chromate transporter: MNDTLVSLAAIFSQLSLLAFGGGNTILPEMQRQVVDVHHWMPASEFSALFALAQAAPGPNLMIVTLIGWHVAGWAGMLVTSIAKFGPSSLVTILALHAWDRFKDRPWRRYAQLGLVPVTAGLVAASAALIARASNPTAIAWAITAFTAVMATKTRIHPLWLLAAGSLIGLTGFGQG; this comes from the coding sequence ATGAACGACACGCTGGTTTCTCTCGCGGCAATTTTCAGCCAGCTGTCGCTGCTCGCGTTCGGCGGCGGCAATACGATCCTTCCGGAGATGCAGCGGCAGGTGGTCGACGTGCATCACTGGATGCCAGCCAGCGAATTCAGCGCCCTGTTCGCGCTCGCTCAAGCCGCACCCGGCCCGAATCTGATGATCGTCACGCTGATCGGCTGGCACGTGGCCGGTTGGGCCGGCATGCTCGTCACCTCGATTGCGAAGTTCGGGCCGTCGTCGCTCGTGACGATTCTCGCGCTGCATGCATGGGACCGCTTCAAGGACCGCCCATGGCGCCGCTATGCGCAGCTTGGACTCGTGCCGGTGACGGCCGGCCTCGTCGCGGCGAGCGCGGCGCTGATCGCGCGCGCGTCGAACCCGACCGCGATAGCGTGGGCGATTACCGCGTTCACCGCCGTGATGGCGACGAAGACGCGGATTCATCCACTATGGCTGCTGGCTGCAGGAAGCCTGATCGGCTTGACCGGGTTCGGGCAGGGTTGA